The genomic interval AGAAGGATATCCAGCACGGCATCGGGGTCGTCGAGCCCGGCATGCAGCCCGGGGTTTTCGAGCCAAAGAAGAAGGAACGCGTTGGTCAGCCCTTCCAGCGCAATGGCCAGGTGGTACGGGTCGCGCCCCTTGCGGAACCGCCCCCCGTCCATCCCGCTCCGGAAGACGGCGGCCAGCTTCCGCAGGATGTCCTCGCGGTATTCGCGCATCTCGCAGTCGAATCCCGCCAGGAAGTTGTGGCGCGCCCCCTGGGTCTCGGAAAAATAGATCCGGATCATGGCGGCGTGGGCGCGGAAGAGCTCCCCCTTGACCCGGACGAAGTTTCGCAGCTTTTCGATCTCGCCGCTTCCCGCCGCGATCGTCTCGGCGAGCGCGTCATGGAATCTTGTCGCCTTCTCCCGGAGAAGGGCCCTGTAAAGCTCCTCCTTGCTCCGGAAGAACTTGTACAGCGTCCCGATGGCGAACTCGGCCTTCTCCGAGATCTCCTGCATGGAGACGTTCGGGTATCCCTTCTCCGAGAACAGGTCGAGGGCGGCGGCCAGGATCTCCTCCCGTTGCGCCAGCTTCTCTCTTTCCCGCCTGGGGAGCCTTTGAACCTCCATCGATGTCCTCCGTAAAATCGCTCATCCAAAATATGAACTTGGCGTCATTATATAGAATAAACCCTCACATCGCAAGAACAGATTCGGCGGACACGTCACTCGATGCCGGACACATGCCGCATTTCGTCGTCAGTTCCAGCCGAGGAACAACTCCCCGATCAGCAAGGTGACGACGGCAAGGGGCAGGCCGACCTTCAGGTATTCGAGGAAGGAGATCGCGACGGTCCGACGCGACCGCTCGATCACGATGCGGTTGGCGTGGAGAACTCGTACCGCAGGAACAGGAAGCTCCCGCCGCGCTTCACGCCGGCCAGCGTTCCCCACAAGGGATTCCCCGGCGCGAAGAGTTTCCCCGCGACGAAACCTGGACGATCGACGGAGCCGTCCCGCCCGGCCACCTGCGGCGCGATCGTCAGGAACAGATCGTCCAGGCATCTCTCCGCGAAGAAATCGCCCATCAGCCTCGGACCGCCCTCGACGAGGAACCGTCCCCCGCCGGAATGGCGGCCGACAACGGAGAGGATCTTCCGTGCGTCGACGGATCCCCCGCTCCCGGCTTCCTCGATGACGACGGAGGAGGGAAGGCCGCAGCCTCGGACCCGCTTTCCCCCTTCCGGGGTCGTGACGACCATCGCCCGGACCTCCCCGGACCGGAACACGGGGTGCTCCGGGGAGAGCTCGCCGCGCGCCGTGACGATGACGTTCCACGGCGGGCGCGGACTCCCCGAGGCGGCCCGAAGACGCCGGTACGAGTCGGCGAGCGGCGGATAGATATACTCTGCGGTCCAGAGGTGGGCCGGGACGGAGCGCAGCGTTCCGGCGCCGACGATCACGGCGTCCGCGACGGAGCGCAGCAGCCCCATGATCATCCGGTCGTGCCGGTTGGAGCCGCTGATGGGCCCTCCTCCCGGAAGGTCGGGCGCGGAAAGCGAAGTCACGCCGTCGAGGGTGGCGACGAAGTTGCCGAAGACGTATGGCCGGTTCGCCGGCCGGGGGAAGCGCAAGGGGCCGTACAGCCCCGCGATCTCTTCCGGCAGGGGGAGATCCTCCCCCCGCTCCGCGGCGAGGAGTGTTTCCAGCGGCGGCAGCGGGTCCATGCCGGACATACTACTTCAAACGGTTCCCGGCTCGAAGCGGTTCAGCCCGCACGCCACGAAGAATTCGCTCCGGAGCGCCGGATCGTTCTCGTAATTCCCGCGCCAGAACGTCGCGCGGGTGAGCGCCGAGGTCTCCCGGACCCCTCGCATCCGGGTGCAGAGGTGGTGCGCCTCGAGGTATACCGCGACCCCATGCGGGCGTAGCATGGCGTCCAGCGCGTCGGCGATCTGCTGCCCGATCCGCTCCTGCACGGTGAACCGCTTCGCGAACAGACGCACCAGCCGGGTGAGCTTGGAGAGGCCGATGATCCGCTCGTGGGCGATGTACCCGACGTAAGCGCGCCCGTGGAACGGAAGCGCGTGGTGCTCGCACAGACTGAAGAATCCGATCGGCCCCTCGATGACCTGGCTGATCCGGCAGTCCGGGCCGCCCCGGCATTCGGTGTCGAACACCGTGATCAGCTTCGGGTCTCCCTCGTACCCGTCGGTGCTGTCGAGAATGGCCTGAAGGAAGCGGCGCGGAGTGTCGCGCGTCGCCGGGGTTTCCGGGTCCATCCCGAACGCAGAGAAGATCTCCGCCATGTAGCCTTCGAACTTCCGCAGCCGCTCCTCTTCGATCCGGCGGGACATCTTCGTGCCTCAAGCCGCTTTCGGCAGGCGGCCTTTCAGATCCTCCGCCCGGAACGGGCCCGGCTCGGCGATCAGCGCCCTCGCGGCGTCGACCTGCTCCCACACGTTCCACAGGAGCACGCCGCGGACGCGCCCCCCTTCCAGGTAATAGACGACCCCTTCGCGGAACGGCACCTTCCAGTCGGCAGCGGTTTCGTGCCGCGAATCGGTCTCTCCCACCGCCTCGTATCCCAGCTCGAACAGGTCGGAGTAGAAGAAGGGGAGATAGCGGTACTCGACCTCCTCGCCCGCCATCGACCGGCCCGCGACGCGCCCCATCGACTTGGCGTTGTCCTCGTGCTCGACGCGGATCCGCTTCCCGAGGGCGGGATTATGGAAGGAGGCCACGTCGCCAGCCGCATAGATCTCCGGGCGGGAGCTCCGCAGCCGCTCGTCCACCACGATCCCGTCGGCCGTCTCCAGCCCCGCTTTCCGCGCCAGCTCCACGTTCGGCGTAATCCCGATCCCCGCCACGACGCCGTCCACCCGCACCTCCTGGACAGCCGCGGAAGCCGCGCCCCGGACCGACAGAACGTGCCCGCCCCCCTTCGTTTCCATGCCGACAATGGAGTGGCCGGCCAGCAGCTCCACCCCCTTCCCGCGGAAGTAGTCGTTGACGAACCGCGCC from Thermodesulfobacteriota bacterium carries:
- a CDS encoding dihydrofolate reductase family protein, with product MDPLPPLETLLAAERGEDLPLPEEIAGLYGPLRFPRPANRPYVFGNFVATLDGVTSLSAPDLPGGGPISGSNRHDRMIMGLLRSVADAVIVGAGTLRSVPAHLWTAEYIYPPLADSYRRLRAASGSPRPPWNVIVTARGELSPEHPVFRSGEVRAMVVTTPEGGKRVRGCGLPSSVVIEEAGSGGSVDARKILSVVGRHSGGGRFLVEGGPRLMGDFFAERCLDDLFLTIAPQVAGRDGSVDRPGFVAGKLFAPGNPLWGTLAGVKRGGSFLFLRYEFSTPTAS
- a CDS encoding TetR/AcrR family transcriptional regulator, with translation MEVQRLPRREREKLAQREEILAAALDLFSEKGYPNVSMQEISEKAEFAIGTLYKFFRSKEELYRALLREKATRFHDALAETIAAGSGEIEKLRNFVRVKGELFRAHAAMIRIYFSETQGARHNFLAGFDCEMREYREDILRKLAAVFRSGMDGGRFRKGRDPYHLAIALEGLTNAFLLLWLENPGLHAGLDDPDAVLDILLDGLTEPIEKPEDSDETV
- the folE gene encoding GTP cyclohydrolase I FolE: MSRRIEEERLRKFEGYMAEIFSAFGMDPETPATRDTPRRFLQAILDSTDGYEGDPKLITVFDTECRGGPDCRISQVIEGPIGFFSLCEHHALPFHGRAYVGYIAHERIIGLSKLTRLVRLFAKRFTVQERIGQQIADALDAMLRPHGVAVYLEAHHLCTRMRGVRETSALTRATFWRGNYENDPALRSEFFVACGLNRFEPGTV
- a CDS encoding FAD-dependent oxidoreductase, coding for ARFVNDYFRGKGVELLAGHSIVGMETKGGGHVLSVRGAASAAVQEVRVDGVVAGIGITPNVELARKAGLETADGIVVDERLRSSRPEIYAAGDVASFHNPALGKRIRVEHEDNAKSMGRVAGRSMAGEEVEYRYLPFFYSDLFELGYEAVGETDSRHETAADWKVPFREGVVYYLEGGRVRGVLLWNVWEQVDAARALIAEPGPFRAEDLKGRLPKAA